A single window of Amphiura filiformis chromosome 17, Afil_fr2py, whole genome shotgun sequence DNA harbors:
- the LOC140138169 gene encoding uncharacterized protein: protein MCTRPVNSYLPCHYKSCFEATAQQQLLNISISTPGTDGGDNINTRSNIETKHKTLCYSHHKGKKSKCVNVEKGENDSGLLMDVAKHSGNESGDCKLSMFDVFLKLSSRDKEFGFGKGLGVWNVCSQGHVNSVLHNLKDPPKEIAHYKKPASAAKQRNITSASGRLHEVKSTISTITKPTKTCRSAKSTSRPDSRTSSTMDDKEATLDWTDTLSFPIDYTFKHSRHPRQHTDNYRESYTYVKLREKHRMRNKSGITIPRARLVCTQESGHRGMALGGKSASTTTTDYEYYVPEACKKVGVKWYMCQRLHEACDPRLSVNNPSANEIAMLCKVPAVRRSSPSIPSNTNGKYGGKGTDQPYPFQLNISAENKTVRTPVKRPVRPVVTQ, encoded by the exons ATGTGTACTCGTCCAGTCAATTCCTACCTTCCATGTCACTACAAGTCTTGCTTTGAAGCAACTGCTCAACAACAACTTCTAAACATCAGTATCAGTACACCGGGAACTGATGGCGGAGACAACATTAACACCCGAAGCAACATAGAAACTAAACATAAGACATTGTGTTATAGTCATCATAAGGGAAAGAAATCCAAGTGTGTCAATGTGGAAAAGGGTGAAAATGATTCGGGTCTTCTGATGGATGTTGCTAAACACTCTGGGAATGAGAGTGGTGATTGCAAGCTTTCCATGTTTGATGTATTCTTGAAACTTAGTTCTAGAGATAAAGAATTTGGATTTGGTAAG gGCTTAGGTGTTTGGAATGTTTGCTCTCAAGGGCATGTCAACTCAGTTCTACATAACCTGAAAGACCCACCGAAAGAAATAGCCCATTACAAAAAACCAGCTTCAGCTGCCAAGCAGAGAAATATAACTAGTGCATCTGGAAGATTGCATGAAGTCAAATCTACCATATCCACAATAACAAAACCTACAAAGACATGCAGAAGTGCCAAGTCTACTTCAAGACCTGACTCAAGAACATCAAGTACGATGGACGACAAAGAGGCAACCCTTGATTGGACGGATACTCTTTCTTTTCCAATTGACTACACATTTAAGCATTCAAGGCATCCAAGGCAACACACAGACAATTACAG AGAATCATATACGTATGTCAAATTGCGTGAGAAGCATCGCATGAGGAATAAATCGGGGATTACCATACCAAGAGCCAGACTAGTTTGCACTCAAGAATCTGGACATAGGGGCATGGCACTTGGAGGAAAATCAGCCTCTACCACTACAACAGATTATGAGTATTATGTACCGGAAGCATGTAAGAAAGTG GGTGTGAAATGGTACATGTGTCAGCGACTTCATGAAGCCTGCGATCCCAGGCTATCGGTGAACAACCcctctgcaaatgagatagctatGCTGTGTAAGGTGCCAGCTGTGAGGAGATCTTCACCTTCCATACCAAGCAACACCAATGGCAAATATGGTGGCAAAGGCACAG ATCAACCGTATCCATTTCAACTCAATATATCTGCCGAGAATAAGACTGTTCGGACTCCCGTGAAGAGACCAGTCAGACCAGTTGTAACTCAGTGA